The following is a genomic window from Nguyenibacter vanlangensis.
GCGGCCGTCCATCTGCGCGACCTCTGGCCCACGTCAGAAGAATTGTCCGCGGCCCTCGGCGACAATGCGGGCCGAGGCGGCCCAGGTGAAGCGCCCGAGGAAAGCCGACACCTCTGGCGCACTCTCGCGGCACCCGGTGGCGATACCTATCCCTGGCAGCCAGACTCCGCCTATCTCTGCCGCCCCCGCCTCGGCGCCCAGAATGGCGCAGACTGGTCGCTGGACGATATCGACGGCGCAAGAGTGCTGGCGGCATTCGGCGATTCCCTGACAACCGATCACATCTCGCCCAGTGGCGAAATTCCGCCAGACAGTCCGGCCGGACTCTACCTCTCCGGCCTGGGCATCGCACGTCCGGCGTTCAACACCTACGTCGCCCGCCGCGGCAACCCGGAGGTGATGACACGCGCGACCTTCGCCAATATTCGTATCCGCAATGCGCTGGCCGGCGACGGCAGGGGGTGGGAAACACCCGGCCCCGACGGCACGCGCCAGACCATCCATGACGCTGCCATGGCATGGCGCGCCCGCGACGTGCCCCTGATCGTGCTGGGCGGCCATCGCTACGGCACCGGCAGCAGCCGCGACTGGGCGGCCCGCGGCACGGCCATGCTGGGCGTACGAATCGTGATCGCCCGCGATTTCGAGCGGATTCACCGCGCCAATCTGGTCGGGATGGGCGTCCTTCCCCTGCTGTTCGCGGACGGCGAAAGCTGGCCGGAACTCGGGCTGACCGGCCTCGAGACCTTCTCCTTTCACGGGTTGCGGGCCGGCATCGCCGATGGCGCCCCAATCACCGTCGAAGCCGCAGGAGACACCGGCATCCGCCGTTTCGTCACCCATGCGGCATTGCTGACGAACAGCGAACGCGCCCTCCTGCGGCAGGGCGGCATACACGAGGCCCTGCTGGCGGCGGTTGCCCCGGACCTGCGGCCGCAACACGGAGCAGATGACAATGAAGGCTGACCTCTTGCTCAAGGACGGGCAGATCGTCTGGCCCGGCCTCGGAACGGGCCGGGGCTCCGTCGCCGTCCGCGACGGAAAGATCGCCGCCATCCTCGCCCCGGGCGAAGACATTCCCGCCCATCGTGTGATTCCCTGTCACGGTACCTGGATCATGCCGGGGCTGATCGACCCGCACACCCATTTCGGTTTTGGAGCGGGCGACGACGATTTCCGCACGGAATCCCGCTCGGCGGCGCTGGGTGGCGTCACGTCCTATCTCAGTTTCCACCGCTCCGCCGACCTCGCGGATTCCACCCCCCGCTGGATCGCCGCCGGCGAACGGCTTTCCTGTCTCGATTTCGGCTGCCATTTCGGCCTGACCAGCCTGCGCCACGTCGCCCAGTTGCCCGAGGTCATGGAGCGTTTCGGCGTCAATTCAGCGAAACTCTACCTGATGTACAAAGGCGCTTCCGGTGCCGCGAAGGGCTTCACCGAAATCGACGACGGGCTACTGTTCGCGGCAATGCGCCAACTGGCATCCCTGTCCGGCTCGGTGCTGGGTGTGCATTGCGAGAATGTCGAAGTCATTCCCGGCCTGCGTACTCCGCTGCGCGAAGCCGGCCGCGACGATCTGGCGGCCTGGGACGAACAGAGCCCCGATTTCCTCGAAGCCGAGAACGTGTTCCGCGTCGGCTATTTCAGCGAAAAGACACGCTGCCGGGTCAACATCGTACACCTGTCGGCCGGCGAGGGGCTCGATATCGTCCAGATGCTGCGCGCTCGCAGCCATCCCGCCCCGATAGAGGTCGAGACCTGCGCCCACTACCTGTCCCTGTCGACCGACAGCACCGCCGGCCTGCTGGGCAAGGTCAATCCCCCGCTGCGCGGCCGGCGCGATGTCGACGCCTTGTGGAACGGCATTGCAAAAGGGCAGATTCTCACCGTCGGTTCCGATCACGTCCCACGCAAGCGCGCGACCAAGGGCCCCGACATATGGCAGGCATCGGCGGGGTTTCCCGGCATCGCGACCCTGCTGCCGGTGCTGATCACCGAAGGATGGCACCAGCGCGGCATCCCGCCCGAACGCCTGGCGGCCGTCACATCGGCAAACGTCGCGGCTCTGTATCGCATTCCCGGCAAAGGCTCCATGCGGGTCGGCGACGACGCCGACCTGGTGGTCGTCGATCCCGATTGCGAAAGGGTGGTGCAGGCGGCGACGCTGGAATCGCACTCCGACTATTCGCCGTACGAGGGGATGACATTGCGTGGCTGGCCGTCCCTGACAGTTGCCGGAGGCCGCGTCATGATGGAAAACGGCACCCTGACGGACGAAGCGGAGACACGTCGCGGCCGCTATCTCCACCGTACGTCCGGCGCGGGGTGACAACAGGATCAAGGAGAATGTCATGGACGGTCAGGAGGAAGACGACAGCGCCCGCTCGCTGGGCGAAGCGCTGTTTCGTGACATCCTGGCCCTGATCCATTCGGGCGGGATCGCCCCCGGCGCCACGCTGGGCGAAGCGACCCTGGCCCGTCAGTTCGGCGTCAGCCGCGGCCCGGTGCGCGAGGCGATACGCCGCCTGCAGGGCATCGGCCTGGTCACCCGCGAGCCTTTCGCCCGCGCACGCGTGGCATTGCTGGACAGGGCAGCGGTAGACGACCTGTTCGACATGCGCGTCGCACTGGAAGGCCGCGCCTGCGCCCTGGCCGCCACCCGCATGGACGAGTCCGCGATCACCTGCCTGCTGGCCGCGCTCGAGCAGGCGCGTCGCCGCGACCTGGGCGATCCCGACATCCCCCCCGACGATTTCGACTTTCACCTCCAGTTGATCGAGCATGCGAGCAGCCCGCGCATCTCGGCGGTCTTGGGCGGCGATCTCTATCCGCTGCTCCGGCTCTATCGCCGCTGGTCCGGCGCCCGGCCGGAACGCAAGAGCGTCGCATACCAGGAACATTGGCAGATCCTGCGCGCAATCCGCTCGCGCGACGCTGACCTGGCCCGCTCGCTGATGGAACAGCATATCGAAAAGGCGCGCGCCAACCTCATGACCGCGCTGGACGCATCGCCCACCATCCGACCAGCGCCAGCAGTGCAATCACCAGCGGCACCAGCCGCTCCGATCCTTCCAGCAGACCAAGCGTAACCCCGATCACCGCCAGGGTCGCGAGCGTGCCGGTCGCCGCGCAGAACCGCATCTCGCTACCTCCCCCGGGTAGCCGCCCCATCACGAATCCGCCGATGCAGGTCGCACACCAGGCGATCAGCAGGTTCAGGCTGGCAAATGTGCCGATCCAGATGAACCACCCCATATAGGATTCCTGTCCCGGTACCGGCCCCGTCGCAATGCGGATCGCGGCCACCAGCGCCGCCGTTCCGCCCAGCAAGACCAGATTGGGCAGCACCGGCACCCCGCGCCCGTTGCTGGTGCGGGCAAAGGCGGCGGGCAGCACCCCGTCACGCGCCAGACACAGCAACCCGCGCGCGATGGCGATGCTGCCGGCCGTAATCATCGCCAGTACGTCGGCAAGGGTCATCGTCATCAGAATGCCCTCGATCGCCGGCCCGCCGTAGCGTGGGTCCGCCGCCAGGGCCAGCAGCGGCATCTCCTGTCCGCCCAGGCGCCCCGCGTCGGCACCGAACCCGGCCAGGGCCGCAAAGGCCGTCAGCAGGTAGAAGGCCGCATTGACCCAGATCGTCAGGATCATGGCGCACGGAATGGCCCGCGTCGGGTTGCGGCATTCCTCGGCCAGACTCGCCGCCCCCTCGAAACCGCCATACATGAAAAAGGCGAAGCTCAGCCCCATCATGACACCGGCCAGCCCGTGCCCCTGCGCCGCCGGCAGCAGACCCGCCTGCGCCACCGCCGGAAGATGCGGCGACTGCACCAGAACCCAGGCGGAGAACAGCCCGACGGCACCGATCGACACGACGCTGATGGCAAGCTGCAGATGCACCGCCATCGTGATGCCGCGGGAAACCGACAGCGCCACCAGTGCCAGTCCACCCAGCGCCCCCAGCCACCATGGCAGCACATGGCCGGTCAGATGGTCGGCCATCGTGGCCGCCAGCCCGCCGAAAGTCAGCGTACCGTTGACGAAGGCCGCAATCGCACAGGCATAGAACAGCAGCCCGAACACGGTGCCCGCCCGACGCCCGAGAGAAAGCTTGAGGTAATCGTACAACGATCCCGGCGTGCGGACCTGCCGCGCGAAACCCGCAAAGACACGGGCAACGGCCATCAGCAGAAACGCGGCGATCAGAATGCACAGCGGCACCGCCCCGCCCGCGCCGAAGCCCGAAGCCCCCACCGTCACCAGCGGCACGAAGACGATCGCCGAATAGATCGGCCCGACGCCCGAGGCGGCCTGGGCCACCACGTCGGCCAGGCCGAGTTCGCCGCGCAGACGGCCGGAAGGCGCGGCGGTCATTCCGTTCCCGCTGCGGGCGGGGCCAGATCGCGCACGCTCAGATGCAGGGCATGCTCGCCATGCCGCAGGCTTTCCGCCGAATAGGAAAGGAAATATTCGTACCGGTCCGGGCGGTACATCACCATCAGCCGCTCCACGACGCGCCCGGCGGCATCCCGCGCGATTCGCAGCATGGACAGCAGCGGCGTGCCGATATCCACTCCCAGCGCCTCGGCCGCCGTCGCATCGGCCGCACAGGCGTTGAGGTGCTCGTCGAAATCGTGCAGTTCCACGCCCGCGGCTTCCAGCGCGGCGGAAACCGGCAGCGTCCCCAATTGCCGGCGCGGCAGGAAACGGGCGAACTCCGCAGGCAGCAGACAGACGGAATGCGATATCGCGGAGCGCGTGTCCGAGCGCACGCGTTCGATCCGCAGCAACGGCGCATCGACCGGCACGCCCAGCTGTTCAGCCATGACCGGCGACGCATCGACGGTTTCATAACCGACGATCCGCACCTGGGTCTTGAAGGCCAGCGAGACCTGATTACGCCGTACCGCAGTCGACTGCATGGCCGCCCGGATCGGGGCCGCGAGCGGAAAGGTCCCGCGCCCACGCAGGCGACGGATCAGCCCCTCGCTTTCCAGCCGCTTCATCGCCGTGCGCAGCGTAATGCGCGACACGCCGAAGACCTCGGACAGCTCCGCCTCCGTCGGCATGGGCTCATCCGGCTGGAAACTGCCCTCCATGAGCTTGCG
Proteins encoded in this region:
- a CDS encoding amidohydrolase family protein gives rise to the protein MKADLLLKDGQIVWPGLGTGRGSVAVRDGKIAAILAPGEDIPAHRVIPCHGTWIMPGLIDPHTHFGFGAGDDDFRTESRSAALGGVTSYLSFHRSADLADSTPRWIAAGERLSCLDFGCHFGLTSLRHVAQLPEVMERFGVNSAKLYLMYKGASGAAKGFTEIDDGLLFAAMRQLASLSGSVLGVHCENVEVIPGLRTPLREAGRDDLAAWDEQSPDFLEAENVFRVGYFSEKTRCRVNIVHLSAGEGLDIVQMLRARSHPAPIEVETCAHYLSLSTDSTAGLLGKVNPPLRGRRDVDALWNGIAKGQILTVGSDHVPRKRATKGPDIWQASAGFPGIATLLPVLITEGWHQRGIPPERLAAVTSANVAALYRIPGKGSMRVGDDADLVVVDPDCERVVQAATLESHSDYSPYEGMTLRGWPSLTVAGGRVMMENGTLTDEAETRRGRYLHRTSGAG
- a CDS encoding GntR family transcriptional regulator; protein product: MDGQEEDDSARSLGEALFRDILALIHSGGIAPGATLGEATLARQFGVSRGPVREAIRRLQGIGLVTREPFARARVALLDRAAVDDLFDMRVALEGRACALAATRMDESAITCLLAALEQARRRDLGDPDIPPDDFDFHLQLIEHASSPRISAVLGGDLYPLLRLYRRWSGARPERKSVAYQEHWQILRAIRSRDADLARSLMEQHIEKARANLMTALDASPTIRPAPAVQSPAAPAAPILPADQA
- a CDS encoding APC family permease, with translation MTAAPSGRLRGELGLADVVAQAASGVGPIYSAIVFVPLVTVGASGFGAGGAVPLCILIAAFLLMAVARVFAGFARQVRTPGSLYDYLKLSLGRRAGTVFGLLFYACAIAAFVNGTLTFGGLAATMADHLTGHVLPWWLGALGGLALVALSVSRGITMAVHLQLAISVVSIGAVGLFSAWVLVQSPHLPAVAQAGLLPAAQGHGLAGVMMGLSFAFFMYGGFEGAASLAEECRNPTRAIPCAMILTIWVNAAFYLLTAFAALAGFGADAGRLGGQEMPLLALAADPRYGGPAIEGILMTMTLADVLAMITAGSIAIARGLLCLARDGVLPAAFARTSNGRGVPVLPNLVLLGGTAALVAAIRIATGPVPGQESYMGWFIWIGTFASLNLLIAWCATCIGGFVMGRLPGGGSEMRFCAATGTLATLAVIGVTLGLLEGSERLVPLVIALLALVGWWAMRPARS
- a CDS encoding GntR family transcriptional regulator, with the protein product MAAKKPTVQTALRDIEPLSQQSLIPLHHRVYVVLYRKLMEGSFQPDEPMPTEAELSEVFGVSRITLRTAMKRLESEGLIRRLRGRGTFPLAAPIRAAMQSTAVRRNQVSLAFKTQVRIVGYETVDASPVMAEQLGVPVDAPLLRIERVRSDTRSAISHSVCLLPAEFARFLPRRQLGTLPVSAALEAAGVELHDFDEHLNACAADATAAEALGVDIGTPLLSMLRIARDAAGRVVERLMVMYRPDRYEYFLSYSAESLRHGEHALHLSVRDLAPPAAGTE